From the genome of Treponema denticola:
TTTTTCAATAAAAATGATTAAATAGATGTGTAAATATGCGATTTTTTTTATCTTTTTTAACTATTTTTATGTCCTCTGCTCTATTTTCTCTCGGAATCCCCAACGAAATTTTAAATTTCGGCTCTGCCCTTGCAGGTTTTTCAGGATTAGTTTTAGTATACTATGCACTTCTTAACTGCGGCTCACATAAAAGAGCTGCATTTTTGTACGGTTTTTTTGTTTCTTTTGTTCATTTGATGTCAAGCTTTTGGCTTGCCTTTTTTGAAGACTTTGCTATATTTACGCTTGGAGCCAGCACCCTTGCATATTTTTTTATGGCAATGCCTTTCGGTTTTTTACTTTATCACGGTCTTCAAAAAGACAAAAGTTTAAGACCTTTCTATTTTGCCTCTATTTGGATGCTTTGGGAATTCTCAAAATCTACAGGTTTTTTAGCCTACCCTTGGGGAACTGCCCCTATGATCTGCTTTAATTTAAAAGCTTTTATTCAATTTGTAGACACAACCGGTGTGTGGGGCTTATCTTTTGTTGTCCCTTTTATTGCAGCATGCCTAGGTGAAATTTTACAGGCCCATGCCATTTCGGTAAACTCAAAAGCATTTTTTACAAGTTTAAAAGAAATTAAAAAGCTTATTATCTTCACAGGCCTTATGACCTTAATAATAAATCTATATGGAATAAAGATTTTAAATACAAAAATAGCTCCTAAAACATTTTTAAACACCGTGATAATCCAGCAAAACACCGACCCATGGGATAACTCTCAATTTGAAGAGAATATAAAGACCTCTCAAACATTAAGCCGTAAGGCAATATTTTCTGCAAACACAAAACCGGATCTTATAGTTTGGAGCGAGTCATCCCTTATAATTCCTTACAAGGGCAATGAGGATTTTTATGAATTTATTCCTTATGATAACCCATTTTCCCGATTCTTAGCCGATACGGATACTCCTATCATAGTCGGCTCCCCGCATATAGACGAAAAAAAGCAATATAACGCAGCCTATCTTTTATCTCCTAAAGGAGAAATCTTAGGAATTTATTCTAAAATACAGCTTGTTGCCTTTGCCGAGTACATGCCTTTTAGCGATAATCCTATCGTAGCAAAATTTTTTGATAAGCTCGTAGGCTTTTCTTCCGGTTGGACTCCTGGGAAAGAATATAATGTATTTACCGTAACCAACTCGGAAGGAAAGACTATCAATTTTACGGTTCCAATATGCTTTGAAGACGCCTTTCCTGCCGTATGTGTCAACCTCCATAATGAAGGAAGTGAAGTACTGATTAATATAACAAATGACTCATGGTCTAAAACAAAGAGTGCCGAATACCAGCACTTTGTAGTAGCCCATTTTAGAGCCATAGAGCTTAGAACAACCTTGGTACGTTCAACAAACTCAGGTTATTCTGCTGTTATAGACCCTAAGGGAAATATTATTGCAGATCTTCCATTATTTGAAGCCGGATCCCTTTGTACGGAAGTCCCCATTTATAAACACACAAAAACATTTTATGCCTCATATAAGGATTGGTTCCCGCTTATGATGTTTTTAATATTGATTTTTAATATCTTTTTGGAAAAAAAGAGGTTTAAATCAAGCTCCTAAAATAGCGTCGCTTAATTTAAACTACGAGTTTGCCTTTCGGCAAACATCGCGTATTATATGCTCTTTTTCAGCTTCGCTTACAAAAGAGTGGGAATTCATCAATCCTCGAAAATTGATATTTTCTGCGGTTGATAAATTAAAAAGAGGTTTAAATCAAGCTCCTAAGATAAAAAGAGGGCTAAAACAGCAGCTGTTTTAAGCTGCCGCCTTAGCCCAAATAAGGAGGTAAAATTATTTGAAGATTTTATCTTTTAATCTTTGGGGTAACCAAATTATGCCCCTCTCTTATAAAGTCAAACCATATTTCGCCCTTTGCGTTTGAAAGCTCATCATAAAAGCTCAACACATCTTTTACATCTTTTCCGTTGACCTTCACTATAAGATCGCCGGGCTGTAAGCTCATAACGGCAGCAGGGCTCTTAGACTGTAAACTTGTTACCAAAACACCATTTTGACCTTTTTTAAGCTCTAACTGCTTTATAATTTCATCAGTTAAAGGAGACGGAACAAAGCCGGGCCAAAGTTTTGAAGAATCGGCTACGTTTTTTTCATCTCTTTCTTCGATTTTTACGGTTGCAGAAATTTCTTTTCCTCTTCGTAAAACCTTAAAAGATGAAGACTCTCCAGGCTTTAAGTCGGCGATAATACGCAGGATATCGTCAACATTTTTAACCTTTGTAGAATTTACCTCGGTAATATAATCACCGGGTTTTATACCGCCCTTATCCGCAGGAGAGCCTAAAAATACCTGTCCTGCAAAGGCTCCTTCAATATCCTTTAAGTTTAAGTTTTCTCTAAACTTATCGTTTATTTCAAGAAGCTGAACACCGAGCCAGCCGTATTTGATTTCACCCGAAGTGATAAAATCATCGATAGCCTTTTTAAGATTGTTTATAGGAATCGAAAAGGCAAGACCTTGAGAACCGCCGCTTGATGAAACAATCCAGTTATTTATGCCTATAACCTCACCATAGATATTGACCAAGGGGCCGCCCGAATTACCTTGATTTATAGCTGCATCGGTTTGGATAAAATCGTTTATATTATTTCTGTTAGGTCCGCCTGAACGGCCTACTGCACTTACAATTCCGCTTGTAACTGTAGACACATAGCCCATAGGAGCACCGATTGCATAGGTAAGATCTCCCACCTGTACGGTGTTTGAGTCTCCCAATACGGCAACCCTCAAATCCTTATCATAATCGAAAGAAACAAGGGCAACATCCTTCCTCTGATCCGAGCCGACCAATTTACCTTGAACCTTATCCCCGTTATAAAGCATAACGGAAATTGTCTTGGCATTGCCTGTAACATGCTGATTTGTTAAAGCATAATAGGTTTTTCCCGTCTTTCTAACGATAACGCCTGAGCCCATGCCTTCGGCTTCATATTCTCTTTCGCCTTGCCCGTCTTTTTGATCCTGAGGGCGGTTAAAGAAAAACCAAGGAAAGCCGTCTATATTGTTTTGAACCTTTCTTGTTTCTACAACATCAAGGGTAACTACCGAGGGTAAAATCATGGAAGTAAGCTCTCGATTTGCTTTTTGAAGGGCCTCAAGAGCCGAAACAGACTCTTTACTCAGCTCAGTCTTTAAACCCGGATCTGCATACACTGTAGAAGCATTTTCGGGATTACTTGAACATCGGGCTGAAAGAAAAACAACCGAAACAAGCATAATCAATAAAATTCCGGCCATCGCTGAAAGCGGATTTTTTAATTTACGCATATATCTAACCTCACTACATAATTATGATACTAAAACAATAACTTTTAAGTCAAGTTACATAGAAAAAAAATTGAAAATTTATTTGTTTGCTTGTTTTTTTTTATATTTGTGATATAATGGAGCTATGCATAAAAAAGGACTCGATTGTGCCGTTGCTCTTTCCTATACTTTACAATCAAAAGCGCCAATAATTACAGCAGCGGGAAAGGGTATTACAGCAAAAAAAATAAGAGAAACAGCAGAACGTAATGGAGTTAAAATTGTGGAAGATGAAACCTTGGCAAATATTCTTGTTCACCAAGAAATCGGGGCCTGTATTCCCGAATATACCTACAAAGCTGTAGCTGCTATTTTTTCTTTTTTGTTAAAAAAATAATTGTATTTATGTTAAAAAAGGGGATTTAAAATGTTAAAAAAAATTAAAACAACGGATCTTAAAATAGGGGTACGCTTTTCAGCTCCCGTATTCTTTGACGATGGACGCAACATGCTTCTTCTTAGAGGCACACCTTTAAGCGACGATGAGTTAAACACCTTAAAAAGATGGAAGATTCAATATGTTGTTACAGCCGGAGATCCTGTACCGGAAGGTGAGACCTTAGATGATGAAATAGCAGAGCTTGATGAACTAGATGAGGTTGAAGCTCTTGAAGATCCGGAGGAAATAGAGGAAGCTCAAGAAGATTATCCCATCAGCGGAACTAAAATTAAAAGATCCGAAATTGAAGAAATTTCCGCCGACTGCATTTTAAAACTTACACAGGATTCCCGCTCCATGCAGCTCCATACGGAATATTTGGAAATTATAAAAAGCCTTGAAAAAATATTTGAAAATTTTAAAGCAAGACGCCCCGTAGATAATACTCCGGTAAGCTATCATGCAACAGAGTTGATAGAGCTCGTAAGAAAAAATCCGCCTCTTTGTGTGGGCTTTATATTGGGAACCGAGCTTGAAGAAGACAGCCTAGCCCGATCCGCCGTAAATACGGCCATCTTAACCATAATTCTATGCGAAGCCTTGGAATTGCCGAAAAACAGAATAAACGAAATAACTATAGCTGCCTTGCTGCATGATATAGGGATGATGAAAATACCTCAAAAGATATTAAACAAAAAAGAGGCTTTAACTGATGTTGAAAAACAAGCGGTTGCTGCCCATACAGCCTATGCCTACAAGACAGCTATGAGTGAACTCATGTACACGCGGGAAATTGCCTTGAGCATTATGCAGCACCACGAAAGATGGGATGGAAAGGGCTATCCTAACGGTCTTTCAGGAAAGGATATCGATATAGGAGCACGAATCATAACGGTTGCAGATGCTTTTGTTGCAATGATAACCCCCAAACCATATAGGGATCTGATGCTTGGCTATCAAGCCATGAAAAATCTTTTAGCCGATAATGCCCGAATTTTCGATCCTGAAATAATAAAAGTTATGATAAGAAGCATAGGCATCTACCCCATAGGCTCCATCGTTTTAATGAACGATGCTTCGCTTGCCAGAGTAGTAAAAAGCTCGCCTGAAGCACCCATGCGCCCATTTATACGGGTACTAATCGATGCAACGGGAGAAGTTTTAAATGAAGATTCCGAACCGATTGATTTAAAGAAAAATAAAAACCTTTTTATAGTTCGGGCTATAGATCCAAGGGCTTATAGAAACAAATAATGGATTCTCTCGGCTCAAAAGGAGAAAGACAAATAGCCGATTGGCTTATAAATAAAGGCTATCTTATCTTAGAAAAAAATTGGAGAACCCGCACAGGTGAGATAGATATAATTGCTTTAGATAAAACGGAGCAAACCTCATCCGGCGGGGTTTTGGTTTTTGTAGAAGTAAAAACCTTATTAAAAACGGAACTATCCGATTTAGATCTCATTATCAACAAAAAAAAACAAGACAGGATTATAAAAACCGCTAAACATTTTCTTGCAAACAATCGAAAATATAATAAGATGTATATAAGATTTGATGTGGTCGTATTACGATCAAACCCTTTTTTGGAACAGCCGCTTGAGATACTACATTTAAAAGACGCCTTTGGAGATTGCTATGACTAGTGCGAATTTATTTCCACATAAAAAAAATGCCTCTACCCATAATGCCGTATTAACAAATGAGGAAATTCATGCAATGGAATTAAAACTTGAAGACCCCGAGTACATAAATGCAGCTATTTATAGACTGGCTTCAATCATAACGGAAAGAGTCCTAAACGGCGGGCTCAATTATGAAAATACGAATTACAAAAAGAGGATAAGAGTATGAGTAAAAGAAGGTTTAAACCTATGAGAAGTCAAAGGACTGAAAAACAAGGCGGTGATAGTCCGCAAAAACGGTCTCTTGACGGACAAATAAAAAAAACTAAAACTTTTCACGGTCAAAACAAAGAACCGGCTTTAAAAAAAATAGAATATCCGGAATACAAATGCACAAAATGCGGAGAAATTATACAGGATTTAAACTCGGCCATCGCCGATAAGGAAAGCGGCCAGCCTGTACATTTTGACTGCGTTATCGGATTTTTAAAAAAAGCGGAAGAATTAAAAGAAGGTGAAGAAATCATTTACATAGGAAACGGAAACTTTGCCGTTGCCTATTTTGAAAACCCTAAAATTCGTAAAAATTTTAAAATTATAAAACTAATCGAATGGGAAGATAAAAATAAGCTCTACCAATGGAAAAAAGATATTTCGGATCTTACGTCAAAAACATAAAAAAAGCCGGACAATGCTCCGGCCTTTTTTTATACAAACCTAATATCTAAAATTATCAGAAAGTTTATCAATCGGTTTAACCGATTCTATCAAACCCGCAATAGGGAACAAGCACTTCGGGTATCTTAATGGAACCGTCGGCTTGCTGATAATTTTCCAAGACGGCTATCATAGCCCTCGACATTGCCAACGCAGTTCCGTTTAGGGTATGAAGGAATTTATTTTTACCGTCATCGTCCTTGTAGCGTATATTTAAGCGGCGTGCCTGATAATCGGTACAGTTTGAAGTAGAGGTAACCTCGCCCCATTCGCCTCCGTTTCTTCCGGGCATCCACGCTTCCAAGTCCCATTTGCGGTAGGCAGGAGCACCTAAGTCGCCTGTGCAAGTATCGACAACCCTGAATGGAATTCCCAAACCATTGAAGATTTCTTCTTCAATTAAGCGGAGCTCCTCATGAATAGCATCGGATTCTTCCGGCGTACAATAAACAAACATTTCGAGTTTTGAAAACTGATGAACCCGGTAAAGGCCCTTTGAAAACTGTCCGGCGGCTCCCGCTTCACGCCTAAAGCAATGAGAAATACCGCAGTATTTTAACGGCAAGCTTTCTTTTTTGATAATTTCATCCGAGTGATAGCCGCCCAGAGTAATCTCGGCAGTTGCAACCAGACAAGTTCCCTCACCTTCAAGAGAATAGACGTTTGATTCTTCGCCTCGGGGATTAAAGCCGATACCGTATAAGATTTCTTCTTTCGCAACGTCCGGAGTGATAAAGGGCTTAAACCCATGTTTCCGCAATATGTTAAGACCGTACATCGTAAGAGCTTGCTCCAAAAATACGGCTTCGTTTTTTAAAAAATAGAATTTAACGCCTGAAACCTTTGTGCCGGCTTCGAAGTCGATTAGATCCAAATCTTGGCCTAACTGAACATGATCCTTGGGCTCAAAGTCAAACTTGGGCACGGTTCCGCAGCGTTTAACTTCCAAATTGTCCGAATCTTCTTTGCCGACTGGGGCTTTGGGATGAGCCATATTCGGAATTTTACTTACGGCCTCATGCAGGGCTTTTTCGGCTTCAGCAAGATCGGCTTCTACTTGGG
Proteins encoded in this window:
- the lnt gene encoding apolipoprotein N-acyltransferase — encoded protein: MRFFLSFLTIFMSSALFSLGIPNEILNFGSALAGFSGLVLVYYALLNCGSHKRAAFLYGFFVSFVHLMSSFWLAFFEDFAIFTLGASTLAYFFMAMPFGFLLYHGLQKDKSLRPFYFASIWMLWEFSKSTGFLAYPWGTAPMICFNLKAFIQFVDTTGVWGLSFVVPFIAACLGEILQAHAISVNSKAFFTSLKEIKKLIIFTGLMTLIINLYGIKILNTKIAPKTFLNTVIIQQNTDPWDNSQFEENIKTSQTLSRKAIFSANTKPDLIVWSESSLIIPYKGNEDFYEFIPYDNPFSRFLADTDTPIIVGSPHIDEKKQYNAAYLLSPKGEILGIYSKIQLVAFAEYMPFSDNPIVAKFFDKLVGFSSGWTPGKEYNVFTVTNSEGKTINFTVPICFEDAFPAVCVNLHNEGSEVLINITNDSWSKTKSAEYQHFVVAHFRAIELRTTLVRSTNSGYSAVIDPKGNIIADLPLFEAGSLCTEVPIYKHTKTFYASYKDWFPLMMFLILIFNIFLEKKRFKSSS
- a CDS encoding Do family serine endopeptidase produces the protein MRKLKNPLSAMAGILLIMLVSVVFLSARCSSNPENASTVYADPGLKTELSKESVSALEALQKANRELTSMILPSVVTLDVVETRKVQNNIDGFPWFFFNRPQDQKDGQGEREYEAEGMGSGVIVRKTGKTYYALTNQHVTGNAKTISVMLYNGDKVQGKLVGSDQRKDVALVSFDYDKDLRVAVLGDSNTVQVGDLTYAIGAPMGYVSTVTSGIVSAVGRSGGPNRNNINDFIQTDAAINQGNSGGPLVNIYGEVIGINNWIVSSSGGSQGLAFSIPINNLKKAIDDFITSGEIKYGWLGVQLLEINDKFRENLNLKDIEGAFAGQVFLGSPADKGGIKPGDYITEVNSTKVKNVDDILRIIADLKPGESSSFKVLRRGKEISATVKIEERDEKNVADSSKLWPGFVPSPLTDEIIKQLELKKGQNGVLVTSLQSKSPAAVMSLQPGDLIVKVNGKDVKDVLSFYDELSNAKGEIWFDFIREGHNLVTPKIKR
- a CDS encoding EscU/YscU/HrcU family type III secretion system export apparatus switch protein — translated: MHKKGLDCAVALSYTLQSKAPIITAAGKGITAKKIRETAERNGVKIVEDETLANILVHQEIGACIPEYTYKAVAAIFSFLLKK
- a CDS encoding HD-GYP domain-containing protein; protein product: MLKKIKTTDLKIGVRFSAPVFFDDGRNMLLLRGTPLSDDELNTLKRWKIQYVVTAGDPVPEGETLDDEIAELDELDEVEALEDPEEIEEAQEDYPISGTKIKRSEIEEISADCILKLTQDSRSMQLHTEYLEIIKSLEKIFENFKARRPVDNTPVSYHATELIELVRKNPPLCVGFILGTELEEDSLARSAVNTAILTIILCEALELPKNRINEITIAALLHDIGMMKIPQKILNKKEALTDVEKQAVAAHTAYAYKTAMSELMYTREIALSIMQHHERWDGKGYPNGLSGKDIDIGARIITVADAFVAMITPKPYRDLMLGYQAMKNLLADNARIFDPEIIKVMIRSIGIYPIGSIVLMNDASLARVVKSSPEAPMRPFIRVLIDATGEVLNEDSEPIDLKKNKNLFIVRAIDPRAYRNK
- a CDS encoding YraN family protein, with amino-acid sequence MDSLGSKGERQIADWLINKGYLILEKNWRTRTGEIDIIALDKTEQTSSGGVLVFVEVKTLLKTELSDLDLIINKKKQDRIIKTAKHFLANNRKYNKMYIRFDVVVLRSNPFLEQPLEILHLKDAFGDCYD
- the serS gene encoding serine--tRNA ligase, encoding MLDYKFIKENLEAVKENIKNRHMNADADKAVELYDKRTALVTSLQNLQKDRNDNSQSMKQKLSPEERQKLVDQGKAMKEKIAQVEADLAEAEKALHEAVSKIPNMAHPKAPVGKEDSDNLEVKRCGTVPKFDFEPKDHVQLGQDLDLIDFEAGTKVSGVKFYFLKNEAVFLEQALTMYGLNILRKHGFKPFITPDVAKEEILYGIGFNPRGEESNVYSLEGEGTCLVATAEITLGGYHSDEIIKKESLPLKYCGISHCFRREAGAAGQFSKGLYRVHQFSKLEMFVYCTPEESDAIHEELRLIEEEIFNGLGIPFRVVDTCTGDLGAPAYRKWDLEAWMPGRNGGEWGEVTSTSNCTDYQARRLNIRYKDDDGKNKFLHTLNGTALAMSRAMIAVLENYQQADGSIKIPEVLVPYCGFDRIG